In Synechococcus sp. A18-25c, a single window of DNA contains:
- the psb29 gene encoding photosystem II biogenesis protein Psp29 yields MVFTSTQQTKTLTGFPTISDSKKAFHTAFPYVIPSLYRRTADELLVELHLLSHQTNFQVNALFAVGLRQVFHAFTKGYRPEEQIEPMFAALCSCNGFNAEKLKALAEGSTKAVQGHSVEDVQAWLTAKGDKAPEPLATGLAALGGESFHYSRLMAVGLFSLLSAAQGSESEDPEALSATAHALGEQIGLSRPRLEKDLTLYRSNLEKMAQAVELMEETLAAERRKRERQQAEKVAQG; encoded by the coding sequence ATGGTTTTCACTTCGACACAGCAGACCAAGACGTTGACTGGGTTTCCGACAATCTCTGACAGCAAGAAAGCGTTTCACACTGCCTTCCCGTATGTGATTCCATCGCTGTACAGACGGACTGCTGATGAACTGCTGGTAGAGCTGCACTTGCTCAGTCATCAGACCAATTTCCAGGTGAATGCACTCTTTGCCGTTGGCCTACGCCAGGTGTTTCACGCTTTCACCAAGGGATACCGGCCAGAAGAACAGATCGAACCCATGTTTGCTGCTCTTTGCAGCTGCAACGGCTTCAACGCAGAGAAGCTAAAAGCGCTGGCTGAGGGAAGCACCAAAGCGGTGCAAGGTCACAGTGTTGAGGACGTCCAGGCATGGCTCACTGCCAAGGGTGACAAGGCACCTGAGCCCCTGGCGACAGGCTTGGCAGCGCTCGGTGGAGAGAGTTTTCACTATTCACGACTGATGGCTGTGGGCCTCTTCAGTCTTCTCTCAGCAGCGCAGGGAAGCGAAAGCGAAGACCCTGAGGCATTGAGTGCAACAGCTCATGCCCTCGGTGAACAAATCGGTCTGTCACGCCCCCGTCTTGAAAAGGACCTCACGCTCTATCGCAGCAACTTGGAAAAGATGGCCCAAGCCGTCGAGTTGATGGAAGAAACCCTGGCAGCTGAACGTCGCAAGCGGGAGCGTCAGCAAGCGGAAAAGGTTGCTCAAGGCTGA
- the ftsH gene encoding ATP-dependent zinc metalloprotease FtsH: protein MNQRWRQILLWGLPITVALLLAWQVLGSGGVNNLKPGGPTVAPRNTAVARMSYGRFLDYVEAGRVTAVDIYDGGRDAVVEAVDPDLDNRVQRLRVDLPGLAPELINTLKSEGISFDIHPPKTAPPALGILGNLLFPLLLIGSLIFLARRSNNMPGGPGQAMQFGKTKARFAMEAETGVMFDDVAGVNEAKQDLQEVVTFLKQPEKFTSVGAQIPKGVLLVGPPGTGKTLLAKAIAGEAGVPFFSLSGSEFVEMFVGVGASRVRDLFKKAKENSPCLIFIDEIDAVGRQRGAGIGGGNDEREQTLNQLLTEMDGFEGNSGIIIIAATNRPDVLDSALMRPGRFDRQVTVDAPDIKGRLSILEVHARNKKLAPELSLDSIARRTPGFTGADLANLLNEAAILTARRRKDTISLAEIDDAVDRIIAGLEGQPLTDGRSKRLIAYHEVGHALVGSLVKDHDPVQKVTLIPRGQAQGLTWFSPDEEQMLVSRAQLKARIMGALGGRAAEDVVFGRAEVTTGAGGDIQQVASIARQMVTRFGMSNLGQMSLEGGGQEVFLGRDLMNRSEVSESISKQIDEQVRAIVMQCYEETLAIVQGQREAMDQLVELLIEKETMDGDEFREVLSTFTSVPEKERFVPVLN from the coding sequence TCTGGGGACTCCCGATCACAGTTGCATTGCTGCTGGCGTGGCAAGTCTTGGGTTCAGGCGGTGTCAACAACCTCAAGCCCGGTGGCCCCACCGTTGCTCCCCGCAACACTGCCGTCGCGCGCATGAGCTATGGCCGCTTCCTTGATTATGTGGAAGCCGGTCGGGTGACCGCTGTGGATATCTACGACGGTGGACGGGATGCTGTGGTGGAAGCGGTGGATCCCGATCTCGATAACCGGGTTCAGCGCCTGCGTGTCGATCTCCCGGGACTGGCTCCCGAGCTGATCAACACCCTGAAGTCTGAAGGAATCAGCTTTGACATCCACCCACCAAAAACAGCGCCGCCGGCACTGGGCATTCTTGGAAACTTGTTGTTTCCTCTGCTGCTGATCGGCTCTTTGATCTTTCTGGCACGTCGCTCCAACAACATGCCAGGCGGTCCTGGCCAGGCCATGCAATTTGGCAAAACCAAAGCCCGTTTCGCGATGGAAGCCGAAACCGGTGTGATGTTTGACGATGTCGCCGGTGTGAATGAGGCCAAACAGGATCTACAGGAAGTGGTCACCTTCCTGAAGCAACCTGAGAAGTTCACGTCCGTGGGTGCGCAGATTCCCAAAGGCGTTCTTCTCGTTGGCCCACCCGGCACAGGAAAAACACTCCTTGCCAAAGCCATTGCTGGCGAAGCCGGAGTGCCCTTTTTCTCTCTCTCCGGATCGGAATTTGTGGAGATGTTTGTGGGCGTTGGTGCCAGCCGCGTGCGCGATCTGTTCAAGAAAGCCAAGGAAAATAGCCCCTGCTTGATCTTTATCGACGAGATTGATGCTGTTGGTCGTCAGCGCGGTGCGGGCATCGGTGGCGGCAACGATGAGCGTGAACAGACCCTGAATCAGCTGCTCACCGAGATGGATGGCTTTGAGGGCAACAGTGGCATCATCATCATCGCTGCAACCAACCGCCCGGACGTTCTCGACTCAGCCCTGATGCGCCCAGGACGATTTGATCGTCAGGTCACGGTCGATGCCCCCGATATCAAGGGACGTTTGTCCATTCTTGAGGTGCATGCGCGAAACAAGAAACTCGCGCCTGAGCTGTCCCTCGACAGCATTGCTCGTCGGACCCCTGGTTTTACAGGCGCTGATCTGGCCAATCTGCTCAACGAAGCAGCCATCCTCACAGCGCGTCGCCGCAAGGACACCATCAGCCTTGCTGAAATCGATGATGCTGTTGATCGCATCATTGCCGGTCTCGAAGGACAGCCACTGACCGATGGTCGCAGCAAGCGACTGATTGCTTATCACGAAGTCGGCCACGCTCTGGTGGGATCACTGGTCAAAGATCATGACCCTGTGCAGAAGGTCACCCTGATCCCCCGTGGACAAGCTCAGGGGCTCACTTGGTTCTCACCCGATGAAGAGCAGATGCTCGTGTCACGCGCCCAACTTAAAGCGCGCATCATGGGTGCCCTCGGTGGTCGAGCTGCTGAAGATGTGGTCTTCGGTCGCGCCGAGGTCACCACTGGTGCTGGGGGTGACATTCAGCAGGTCGCGTCCATCGCTCGCCAGATGGTCACACGTTTCGGCATGAGCAATCTGGGACAAATGTCACTGGAGGGTGGTGGCCAGGAAGTTTTCCTGGGTCGCGATTTGATGAACCGCAGCGAAGTTTCGGAGTCCATCTCCAAGCAAATCGATGAGCAGGTGAGAGCCATCGTGATGCAGTGCTACGAAGAGACGCTCGCCATAGTGCAGGGACAACGCGAAGCCATGGATCAATTGGTTGAGCTTCTCATCGAAAAGGAGACCATGGATGGTGATGAATTCCGCGAAGTACTCTCAACCTTCACCTCTGTTCCCGAAAAGGAACGTTTTGTCCCTGTCTTGAACTAA
- the clpP gene encoding ATP-dependent Clp endopeptidase proteolytic subunit ClpP has protein sequence MIPIVIEESGRGERAFDIYSRLLRERIIFLGEAVTSESANRIVAQLLFLEAEDPEKDIYLYINSPGGSVYDGLGIFDTMQHIKPDVHTVCVGLAASMGAFLLCAGTKGKRSSLQHSRIMIHQPLGGARGQASDIRIQADEILFLKDRLNCELADRTGQPLDKIQLDTDRDFFMSPTEAKEYGLIDSVIDKRPVHSV, from the coding sequence ATGATCCCCATCGTGATCGAGGAATCCGGGCGCGGGGAAAGGGCGTTTGATATCTACTCACGCCTGCTGCGCGAGCGGATCATTTTTCTCGGCGAAGCCGTCACCAGTGAGTCGGCCAACAGGATCGTTGCGCAGCTTCTTTTCCTAGAGGCCGAGGATCCTGAGAAGGACATTTACCTCTACATCAATTCACCCGGTGGTTCGGTGTATGACGGCCTGGGGATCTTCGACACCATGCAGCACATCAAACCCGATGTGCACACGGTGTGTGTCGGTCTTGCCGCCAGCATGGGAGCTTTCCTGTTGTGCGCGGGGACCAAAGGAAAGCGGAGCAGCCTGCAGCATTCCAGAATCATGATTCACCAGCCACTGGGTGGTGCACGAGGCCAAGCCAGCGACATTCGCATTCAGGCCGATGAGATTCTTTTTCTAAAAGACCGCCTCAACTGCGAATTAGCTGACCGTACCGGTCAGCCTCTCGACAAGATTCAGCTCGATACGGACCGCGACTTTTTTATGTCTCCGACAGAAGCCAAAGAGTATGGTTTGATTGACAGCGTGATTGACAAGCGTCCGGTGCATTCCGTCTGA